TATGTCGTCAGGTCGGGATCGAACCGGGCACGCCGCTGCTGGGCGCCGACATCGAATCGATGGACGACACCACGCTGCGCGAGGCAGCCGCACGCACGACCGTGTTCGCCAAGCTCGCGCCATTGCACAAGGCGCGTGTGGTCAAGGCGCTGCAAGCCAACGGTCATACCGTGGGATTCCTCGGCGACGGCATCAACGACGCTCCGGCGCTGCGCGATGCCGACGTCGGAATCTCGGTGGACACCGGCGCGGACATTGCCAAGGAGACGGCCGACATCATCCTGCTGGAAAAGAGTCTGATGGTGCTCGAAGCCGGGGTCATCAAAGGCCGCGAGACGTTCGGCAACATCCTCAAGTACCTGAACATGACGGCCAGTTCCAACTTCGGCAACGTGTTCTCGGTGCTGGTGGCGAGCGCGTTCCTGCCCTGGGAGCCGATGCTGGCGGTGCAACTGCTCGTGCAGAACCTCGTGTACGACATCTCGCAGATGTTCCTGCCGTGGGACCGCATGGATCCGGAGTTCCTCAAGAAGCCGCGCAAGTGGGATGCCGGCAACATCCGGCGCTTCATGCTGTGGATCGGGCCGACCTCGTCGGTGTTCGATATCACGACGTATGCGCTGATGTGGACCGTTTTCGGAGCGGGGGCGCTGTATCACCTGCACGGCGGCACCGGCGGTCAGGCCATCATGAACTCGGGCTGGTTCATCGAAGGACTCGTGTCCCAGACGCTGGTGGTGCATTTGCTGCGCACGCAGAAGATTCCCTTCCTGCAAAGCACGCCGGCGCTGCCGATCATGCTCTCCACGTCCGTCGCGATTGCCATCGCCTGCTGGCTGCCGTACTCGCCGTTTGCAGACGCCATGGGTTTCGTGAGCCTGCCGGGATCGTACTTCTACTGGCTCGTGGCAACCATGCTCGGTTACATCGCGCTTGCCCAGACGGTCAAGACGATCTACATCCGCCGCTTCGGCCGCTGGTTCTGAGCGAAGCCTGATTGGCACATCGGCAACTGAAGCATCAATCGCTGGTGCGCTCCCGCCTCTGACGGCGGGAGCCGATGCCCGCACCCCTGTCTCCTGTCCCGTGTTTCATGTCCTTTTTCCTTTGTCCTTTTCTGGCGCCATTGGCGCGCGACACGGGGCGGCACACGCATCGAGAGAGAACGCCTTATGAAGAAGCAACTGATGTATCTCGCGCTGGCCTGCCCGCTCAGCGCATTCGCCGCACATCCGCTCACGTCGGACGACACCGGCACGCAGGGCGACGGCAACTGGCAATTCGAGACGAACGGCGAAGTTACCTCGAAACAGCAGGACATCGGGCGTCAGACCCTCTGGAACAGCACGCTCACGCGAGGTTTCGGCGAGGCGCTCGATCTTTACGTCAATGTTCCCTACACGAATGTCCAGCAACGCTCGGAGAGCGCCGGCAGCGGTATCGGCGACGTCGAAACCGGTGCCAAATGGCGCATGTACGACGATGGGGCGTTCAGTGTCGGCCTCAAGCCGTTTCTGACGTTGCCGTCCGGCAACGACCAGCGCGGACTCGGCACCGGACGGATGAACGCCGGCGCGACATTACTGCTCCAGTATCAGATCGACAACTGGACGTTGCTCGCCAACGCGGGCGCCGCCTATCAGGCCAATCGCCAGGCGCAGCGTCAGGGCGTGTGGAAGGCGTCCGCCGCCGTGCTCTATCGTGTGCTGCCGTCCACGCAACTGATTCTGGACGTCGGCACAGCGCAGAACCCCGATTTCGCGCAGAAGACGAACCCCGCGTTCATGATCGTGGGCGCCATCTACAGCCCGGCATCGTGGATCGATCTCGACGTTGGCTATCGGCGCGGCCTGAACCCACAGACCTACGACTATTCGTGGATGGGCGGATTGACCATGCGCTGGTAAGTACGGCTGAGTAAGTACGGCCGGTAGTGTGGCCGGTAAGTATGGCCGGTAAGTGCAGCAGGTAAGTACGGCAGGTAAGAGCGGTTGGTAAGAGCAGTTGGTAGGTGCCGCTGGTAAGTACTTGTGCCAGCACGATTTTGTCGCTTCGGACGTTGCCGGGCATCCGGTAAGGCAGCGGGGTAGCGCACGGTGCAGGCAGGGCATAAGATGCATGTCGCGGCCATGTTAAACTGCCTCGCAAATCATCCGGGGCGGCACGACGTGCCGTCCGCCTTCGTTTCTGCCGTCGCATGCGACTTACCGACCATACCGATTACAGCCTGCGCACCCTGATCTACGTCGCGGTTCATCCCGACGAACTCGTGCACGTGCAGTCCGTGGCGGACGCATTCGACATTCCCAAGAACCACCTCGTGAAGATCGTGCAGAAGCTCGGTCAACTGGGCTTTCTGCACACGGTGCGCGGACGCGCAGGGGGGATTCGTCTGGGACGCCCGCCGGAGCGTATCGGTCTT
This is a stretch of genomic DNA from Pandoraea faecigallinarum. It encodes these proteins:
- a CDS encoding transporter, which produces MKKQLMYLALACPLSAFAAHPLTSDDTGTQGDGNWQFETNGEVTSKQQDIGRQTLWNSTLTRGFGEALDLYVNVPYTNVQQRSESAGSGIGDVETGAKWRMYDDGAFSVGLKPFLTLPSGNDQRGLGTGRMNAGATLLLQYQIDNWTLLANAGAAYQANRQAQRQGVWKASAAVLYRVLPSTQLILDVGTAQNPDFAQKTNPAFMIVGAIYSPASWIDLDVGYRRGLNPQTYDYSWMGGLTMRW